A genome region from Melospiza melodia melodia isolate bMelMel2 chromosome 28, bMelMel2.pri, whole genome shotgun sequence includes the following:
- the PNPLA1 gene encoding omega-hydroxyceramide transacylase — MAVEDLRASSTPFSLSFSGSGFLALYQVGVVQSLLELAPELLKSACKVYGSSAGSIIAAAVVCGIGLDDLKEFFFAMATEVRKTILGPLSPKCSLLANLKTVLQRMLPEDSYLLASGRLHISLTRVVDGQNVMASEFSSKEELIQALLCSCFLPIYCGFIPPSYRGVRYVDGGFTGLQPVSSLEEPVITVSPFTGELDICPRDCPAIFFCFQIFNGSIQISIENLCRISYALYPPSTMVLNDIFSQGYQDTALFLYRNNAFGFNYFDGNFRFGSTCGKNDSGKSNGTHSGLSKRVPQCLTPYFLPGLWKKEQVNGLQDPLAKVLLQPYRLPALFRKGVKKVWGLLEGVRSLVQRLHKLLQTLVPGLPKTPVDRR, encoded by the exons ATGGCTGTGGAGGATCTCCGGGCTTCCAGCACCCCTTTCTCGCTCTCCTTTTCGGGCAGCGGCTTCCTGGCCCTGTACCAGGTTGGGGTGGTGCAGTCCCTGCTGGAGTTGGCTCCCGAGCTCCTCAAGTCTGCCTGCAAGGTCTACGGCTCCTCGGCCGGGTCGATCATCGCTGCTGCCGTCGTGTGCGGCATCGGCCTCG ATGACCTCAAGGAGTTTTTCTTTGCAATGGCAACAGAAGTCAGGAAAACCATCCTGGGCCCCCTCTCTCCCAAGTGCAGCTTGCTGGCCAATCTCAAGACTGTCCTGCAGCGGATGCTGCCGGAGGATTCCTACCTGCTGGCCTCAGGGAGGCTGCACATCTCCCTGACACGGGTGGTGGACGGCCAGAACGTCATGGCCTCGGAGTTCAGCTCCAAGGAGGAGCTCATTCAG gctctcctctgcagctgcttccTTCCTATTTACTGTGGATTCATCCCTCCATCCTACCGAGGAGTG CGCTACGTGGACGGAGGTTTCACTGGCCTGCAGCCCGTGTCCAGCCTGGAGGAGCCCGTGATCACCGTGTCCCCGTTCACCGGCGAGCTGGACATCTGCCCCCGTGACTGCCCCGCCATCTTCTTCTGCTTCCAGATCTTCAACGGCAGCATCCAGATCTCCATAGAGAACCTGTGCAGGATCAGCTACGCTCTCTATCCACCCAGCACCATG GTCTTGAACGACATTTTCTCCCAGGGCTACCAGGACACAGCCCTTTTCTTGTACAGGAACA ATGCCTTTGGCTTTAACTATTTCGATGGCAATTTCCGCTTCGGCAGCACCTGTGGGAAGAATGACTCTGGAAAATCCAATGGGACACACTCCGGCCTGAGCAAAAGGGTCCCTCAGTGCCTGACCCCTTACTTCCTGCCAG GCTTGTGGAAGAAGGAGCAGGTGAATGGACTGCAGGACCCACTGGCGAAGGTCCTGCTGCAGCCATACAGGCTCCCAGCCTTGTTCAGGAAGGG GGTGAAGAAGGTGTGGGGGCTGCTGGAAGGTGTCAGGTCCCTGGTACAACGACTCCACAAGCTCCTCCAAACCTTGGTGCCTGGTTTGCCTAAGACACCTGTAGACAGGAG GTAA